One window of the Pyrus communis chromosome 17, drPyrComm1.1, whole genome shotgun sequence genome contains the following:
- the LOC137722085 gene encoding probable LRR receptor-like serine/threonine-protein kinase At3g47570 — translation MEHSRTNGKLVLSKYLHGFILLWMITCPESAAVHSPTLVGNESDRLALLDFKKRITGDPLNVMSSWNHSIDFCSWVGVTCYRSTKRVLILNLEAQKLVGSLPPSIGNLTYITGLNLQNNTFRGEIPQEMGRLRSLQYLNLSRNSFSGKIPPNISHCAQLRTLDLEANGITGSIPVQLSSLLRLTHLELSRNNLSGTIPGWIGNFSSLTSLRLGANNLQGSIPNELGYLIGLESFIVPFNNLSGMVPSRIYNISSIHYISVAKNQLHGELPPNIGIMLPNLVEFLCGGNKFTGNIPASFSNASRLQALDLGLNDLTGTIPGENLGGLQSLYWLSVEGNKLGSGTAGDLNFLKFLANCTSLETLGLSFNKFGGEISGSIANLTHLIYLSLGENLIHGSIPRGIGNLINLTFLSVELNHLGGSVPHEIGKLEKLVKLVLNGNKFSGPIPSSIGNMTSLTYIFMVENKFEGIIPPSLGNCRNLLYLGLSSNNLKGTIPKTLMELSSLSISLDLSGNYLTGPLPVEVGYLVHLTSLNVLRNNLSGAIPSSLGSCTSLERLYLQGNKFEGTIPQSFKDLKGLEKLDISSNNLSGQIPEFLGKLGALKYLNLSYNDFEGELPKEGIFANFSGVSILGNHRLCGGIPQLHLPPCPPKKHHSSRGLHSPKVVIPIAGVLAIIIALSCFFGACSMLKKSRDRLATSRSNKDWKSGVSYSQLFESTNGFSVNNLIGSGSFGFVYKGVIPTDGTVVAVKVLNLQQQGASKSFIDECKVLRRIRHRNLLKIITACSSIDNQGLDFKSLVFEFMANGSLDSLLYPRDEEESPSKRLSFMQRLNIAIDIAFALDYLHHHCEPAIVHCDLKPSNVLLDEDMVAHVGDFGLARFLFETSNDPSFSQTMSSQLKGSIGYIPPEYGTGGQVSLLGDVYSYGILLMEMFIGKRPTNDMFKDGLSIYQFVAMALPDYVMDIADHSIILDLEADGHVDDDLVQEQTLSRRNNRGPVKAKKLKECLVSVMQIGLSCCAMSPRERMLMDAVVRKMSAIRDSYLKD, via the exons ATGGAGCATTCACGCACCAATGGAAAGCTGGTTTTGTCGAAATACCTGCATGGTTTCATTCTTTTATGGATGATCACATGTCCTGAATCTGCAGCAGTTCACAGCCCTACTCTTGTTGGAAACGAATCTGACCGCTTGGCTTTGCTCGATTTCAAGAAAAGAATAACTGGAGATCCTCTCAATGTCATGAGCTCATGGAATCATTCCATCGATTTCTGCAGTTGGGTTGGGGTTACTTGCTACCGTTCCACGAAAAGAGTCTTGATTTTGAACTTGGAAGCTCAAAAATTGGTAGGCTCCCTACCACCTTCCATTGGAAATCTTACTTACATCACTGGACTTAACCTGCAAAATAACACCTTTCGTGGTGAAATTCCTCAAGAAATGGGTCGTCTAAGAAGCTTGCAATACCTCAACCTGTCTCGCAATTCTTTCAGCGGGAAAATTCCACCTAATATATCGCACTGCGCACAACTAAGAACGCTTGATCTTGAAGCCAATGGGATTACTGGGTCGATTCCAGTCCAGCTCAGTTCATTGTTGCGTTTAACTCATCTGGAGCTTTCACGAAACAATCTCAGTGGAACCATCCCAGGTTGGATAGGAAACTTTTCTTCTTTGACTAGTCTTCGTCTTGGCGCCAACAATTTGCAAGGAAGCATACCCAATGAGCTTGGGTATCTAATAGGCTTGGAGAGTTTCATAGTTCCATTCAATAATTTGTCAGGTATGGTTCCATCTAGAATCTATAATATTTCTTCCATTCACTATATCAGTGTTGCTAAGAACCAGTTGCATGGAGAGCTACCACCAAATATTGGCATTATGCTTCCCAATCTCGTAGAATTTTTATGTGGTGGGAACAAATTCACAGGAAATATTCCTGCATCGTTTTCCAATGCTTCTAGACTTCAGGCGCTTGATCTTGGTCTGAATGACCTTACTGGGACAATCCCTGGTGAAAATCTCGGAGGCTTGCAAAGCTTATATTGGCTAAGCGTTGAAGGCAATAAACTGGGAAGTGGAACAGCTGGtgacctgaattttctcaaattcttgGCTAATTGTACTAGTTTGGAGACCTTGGGTCTTTCCTTTAATAAGTTCGGAGGAGAAATCTCGGGATCCATAGCCAACTTGACCCATCTGATATATCTTTCTCTTGGAGAAAATTTGATACATGGAAGCATCCCTAGAGGCATTGGAAATCTTATAAACTTGACCTTTCTATCAGTAGAACTTAACCATTTGGGTGGTAGTGTCCCTCATGAAATTGGGAAGCTTGAGAAGTTAGTGAAACTGGTTTTGAATGGCAACAAATTTTCTGGGCCAATCCCTTCATCCATTGGCAACATGACTTCATTAACATACATCTTCATGGTTGAAAACAAGTTTGAGGGCATTATACCTCCAAGTCTTGGAAACTGCCGAAATCTATTATATCTTGGCCTTTCCAGTAACAACCTTAAGGGCACCATACCTAAAACGCTTATGGAGCTTTCATCCCTTTCAATTTCTTTAGACTTGTCTGGCAATTATTTGACTGGTCCGCTGCCCGTTGAGGTGGGTTATTTAGTGCATCTTACGAGCCTAAATGTCTTAAGAAACAATTTATCAGGTGCAATCCCAAGCTCCCTTGGCAGTTGTACTAGTTTGGAGAGATTGTATTTGCAAGGTAATAAGTTTGAAGGAACAATTCCTCAATCTTTCAAAGATTTAAAAGGCTTGGAAAAACTTGATATTTCAAGCAACAACTTGTCTGGGCAAATTCCTGAATTCTTAGGCAAGCTTGGTGCTCTCAAGTATCTCAATCTTTCATATAATGATTTTGAGGGCGAGTTGCCTAAAGAAGGTATTTTTGCAAATTTTAGTGGTGTCTCTATTCTTGGAAATCATAGGCTCTGTGGTGGCATCCCACAATTACATCTACCTCCATGCCCCCCCAAAAAACACCATTCATCTCGAGGACTACATTCCCCAAAAGTAGTCATCCCCATAGCCGGTGTACTTGCAATCATAATTGCTCTATCATGCTTCTTTGGTGCTTGTTCAATGTTGAAAAAGTCAAGAGATAGACTTGCAACTTCACGTTCTAATAAGGATTGGAAATCTGGTGTCTCCTACTCACAACTCTTTGAATCAACTAACGGGTTCTCTGTGAATAATCTTATTGGTTCAGGaagttttggttttgtttataAAGGGGTAATTCCTACTGATGGAACGGTAGTTGCTGTTAAGGTATTAAACCTTCAACAACAAGGAGCTTCCAAGAGTTTCATAGATGAATGCAAAGTTTTAAGGAGAATAAGGCACCGTAATCTTCTCAAGATCATAACTGCTTGCTCGAGCATTGATAATCAGGGTCTTGACTTCAAAAGTCTAGTTTTTGAGTTCATGGCAAATGGAAGTCTGGACTCGTTGTTGTATCCAAGAGATGAGGAGGAATCTCCAAGTAAGAGATTAAGTTTCatgcaaagattgaacattGCCATTGATATTGCTTTTGCGCTAGATTATCTCCACCACCATTGTGAACCGGCCATTGTTCATTGTGATCTAAAGCCGAGCAACGTACTTCTTGATGAAGATATGGTAGCCCATGTTGGGGATTTTGGTTTAGCAAGGTTCCTTTTTGAAACATCAAATGATCCATCCTTCAGTCAAACAATGTCATCTCAGCTAAAGGGTTCGATAGGCTACATTCCTCCAG AGTACGGCACAGGAGGCCAAGTTTCCCTACTGGGAGATGTTTACAGCTATGGAATACTATTGATGGAAATGTTCATAGGAAAAAGACCTACCAATGACATGTTTAAAGACGGTCTAAGCATTTACCAATTCGTAGCCATGGCTTTGCCTGACTATGTCATGGACATTGCTGACCATTCAATTATCCTCGACCTCGAAGCAGATGGTCATGTCGACGATGACTTAGTGCAAGAGCAAACTCTATCCAGACGTAACAATCGTGGCCCggtgaaagcaaagaaattaaAGGAATGCTTGGTTTCAGTGATGCAGATAGGACTTTCTTGTTGTGCAATGTCACCAAGGGAGCGGATGCTGATGGACGCAGTTGTTAGAAAAATGAGTGCAATCAGGGACTCGTACCTCAAAGATTAA